The sequence below is a genomic window from Salvelinus fontinalis isolate EN_2023a chromosome 19, ASM2944872v1, whole genome shotgun sequence.
TTTGCCTGTCATGAGAGACTAGTGTTAGTTACTTCATTTATCTCCCTCCACAGATGCAGATGCGTTTCGATGGTCTGTTGGGTTTCCCTGGCGGGTGAGTGATGTCATACAGAGAATATTACTCTAGACTAGTGGAAGGGACGGATTGGGATTCAGAATACTGTATATGTGCTCTGacatctgacctttgacctcagtCTCGTTGACCCGTCAGAAGAATCCCTAGAGGAGGGCCTGAGCAGGGAACTGTGGGAGGAGCTGGGCTTCTCACTGTCAGTCACCGTGGAGGATCATGTGTCTTCCTGCCAcaacccttcctcctcttcctctcacctcGTTACTCACTTCTATGCCCGGAGAATGGAAGAGAAAGAGATCAGGGAGGTCGAAAAGGCAGCTGCTAGCACAGCAACAGACCATGGCCATGAGGTAGCatttgtgtgtacagtatgtgttcatTTGTCTTTCCGGCATTCCTTGCATCCTATCTCCCCGCTACCTTCTCAACCCCTCCTATCTTCCAGGTGATGGGGATGGTCCGAGTTCCTCTCTACACactaaagggaggaggaggagggcttcCCTCGTTCTTGTCCCACTCCTTTATTGGGAACTCTCGATCTCAGCTGGAGGACGCTCTAGTGCGCTTCGGCCTGGTGACGGCCGAGGAGCTACAGACAGCACTCACACACGCAGAGCAGAGGAGAAAACAGCCTTGGGGGGGGGGCAGCCTAATCACACACACAATGTAAGAAATTACATTAAATACTACTATTTCCTGTTAGTATGTTACACACAGTTCTGTATTATCAAAGTGTATAACTTactctatatacagttgaagtcggaagtttacatacaccttagccaaatacatttaaactcagtttttcacaattcctgacatttaatcctagtaaaaattccctctcataggtcagttaggatcaccattttattttaagaatgtgaaatgtcagaataatagtagagagaattatttatttcaccttttatttctttcatcacattcccaatgggtcagaagtttacatacactcaattagtatttggtagcattgcctttaaattgttgaacttgggtcaaatgtttcaggcaaccttccacaagcttcccacaataagttgggtgtattttgacccattcctcctgacagagctggtgtagctgggtcaggtttgttggcctccaaCGCACACACTTCTTCAGTTCTACACCACACATTTTCcatgggattgagatcagggctttgtgatggccactccaataccttgactttgttgtccttaagccatttttccacaactttggaagtatacttggggtcattgtccatttggaagacccatttgcgaccaagctttaatttcctgactgatgtttt
It includes:
- the zgc:103759 gene encoding U8 snoRNA-decapping enzyme isoform X2, with protein sequence MASGQLSREEALACVGCRHACHILLYADTEAQLFEEIPIRHIILMQMRFDGLLGFPGGLVDPSEESLEEGLSRELWEELGFSLSVTVEDHVSSCHNPSSSSSHLVTHFYARRMEEKEIREVEKAAASTATDHGHEVMGMVRVPLYTLKGGGGGLPSFLSHSFIGNSRSQLEDALVRFGLVTAEELQTALTHAEQRRKQPWGGGSLITHTM
- the zgc:103759 gene encoding U8 snoRNA-decapping enzyme isoform X1, with protein sequence MCVCVCTGGSMASGQLSREEALACVGCRHACHILLYADTEAQLFEEIPIRHIILMQMRFDGLLGFPGGLVDPSEESLEEGLSRELWEELGFSLSVTVEDHVSSCHNPSSSSSHLVTHFYARRMEEKEIREVEKAAASTATDHGHEVMGMVRVPLYTLKGGGGGLPSFLSHSFIGNSRSQLEDALVRFGLVTAEELQTALTHAEQRRKQPWGGGSLITHTM